Below is a genomic region from Syngnathus acus chromosome 20, fSynAcu1.2, whole genome shotgun sequence.
GACTTTGCCTTTGGGCACAGCAACAGACTCATATTGGCTGACCGATTAATCGAGTTTAAACCGCAAGATTGTCATTTATTGACATAATGTGAAATGATTTCCGACGACTTCCTCCAAATATTGTCCATGAAACACAAATGGAAGTTTTGTGCGTGCACACAACACACGTGTTGATGTCGAGGTGAAAGGTCAGCTTGTCGCAGCTTGTCCTCATCATGAGGTGAGGCTAATCTGACGGCAAAAAAATGCCAGCAAAACAAACCGGCCGCACAAGCACCACATTGACAAGCGCTAAGTGAAACATATGTCAGGAATTCAGCAGCGAGCGCATCACCCGAAAAGAGCAAAACATGGCCGCCCTACCGATTATcttgattttgtattttgattgTATTCTCGCTCAAGGGTTGGAAAGTTGACAAGAGTGCGAGATGCTATATGGCCCAGCATCACTGTGGCAAGAGTCACGACCGGAATTTCACGCTCAACACGTTTGAAAAGTTACAGTCAGGTTGATTGTTCTTTTGTAGCATCTGCTTCTGACTTGTTTCAGTGAGCTCTCACACAGATGGAACTTtgttaacaacaacaacatggcgGAGCAACGCCAACATAAATTGCCGCCATTAAAGATTCACAAGCTACTCTCTGTCCATTACATAGACGGCTGATGATTATTGATAAAAGGCTGCGCCTCTCACGTGCTCACCTTGAGCACTAAGTGCACAGTAGGATGGCCActtaaaacacacacgtgcacacccACAAAGTCAATCTTGcagtcacacacaaacacacacacagacacatgaTGTAGCTGTACATAACAAAAGCAGCACCAAACCCAGTCTGACACTCAGTCAATGTTCATTCAAGAGAACAAGCTGTAGTGGAAGAGCAggtcttacacacacacacacgcacacaaacacacacacacacaccttcttTCTTCACACTTCCTGTAGGCAGCCTTTCAACACGAACCAACCAAGAGGAGCTTGTCAAAATACCGACGGCATCATTTTAAGAATGTAAATGCCCTCGAGACAGTCTGGAAGAAGGGATTATAAAAGTAGAGTAATGGCGCTACCGTTGTATTTGTTACGCGGCAACTACAACTCCCACGGTGCACCTGTAGAGCATCTTcacttgtgtttatttcaGACATACCGTGTtttcccatgcataatgcgcaaaatttaactaatttattgtcctaaaatctggggtgcgcattatgcatgggtacaaccatttttgaagaaaatctccctcgaaataaaacttgaaatcacacctttcttcttgtttgttgtcaatcggtgttttttaatctccattgcaaaccggatatcatacggaggtcgccattacagatgcgcagaacggacgcgcaagacacgtcagctatataaagagcgagagtttagttctctacctaaatgcgtattacaggtaatattttatttcacaacactttgccttgttcctttcttctctgctgttcacttcaaacacgccccatacgaacacaatgctctcgtatcagacgcttgctcaatcacctgctcgtttgctgtcacaatgtaccctacacaaatccgaaacatttcttcgctatcgagtttgctaccgcatgcgcagtgatactgaccggcagaataacatccggttgttcccaaagatgatcttttttctgaaataattttacgtttacggacttaagtaagagtcaaaatttgggtgcgtattatacatgggtacaggcttttttccagcatcgacattccatttttagggtgcgtattatgcacgggtgcgcattatgcatggaaaaacacggtatttGGTCCAGATGTACGAGGTTACTATGGCAACGGCTTTCGGAATTCAGGTTTGCAACCCAAAGTTTGCCAGTCTTTTACTTTATACTTAACTTTATCAATGCCACAACTCATATAACTTAGCAATGCATTATCAAGGTTGCTCACTAGCAATTTGCAGATCAAGTTGGGATATATTTCAGACACTTGTGGTCATAATCGACTACACATTCCAACAGCACTAAAAAATAAGTCATCCGAACACAGACCTGacgaaataaaagaaaaaacgtgCTCATTTCCAGTcaagaggaggaagtgcggtGGGGGAAAAACCAGAAGCTGATCACGTGCTTGTCATCCAATCGAGACCCCCACCATCACCACAggcaccaccagcagcagcatcccCTGACCTGCCGCCCACACCGGAAGACCAGGCTCCGCGGTGATGCTCGTGCACGCTGATTAATTGACGCTCGCGTACAAATGCAAACTTTGGCCAAATCATACCCACGCGCGACACGTTCAGAGCTAGAGTTTAAGATTTACACGTGCACACGCAAGGACACACATCTCGGAAGCAGGAGCGGCTTACGTCTTACCTCCTCCAGAAGAGAAGAAACTGCTTGAATGAGCTTCAGCGCGTGAGGTAGACGTGAAGACGACGCCTCACTCAATAGATTCGCCGCACCGGCACTTCCTGgtgcttcaaaataaaagcatagaGAACACGTTCACACCATTACTGGCGTcgggttttattttgaaagcacAAGTTATCCAGCCCACAAATGACATCTTTCACCCGTTGTAATgcaaaatacataaaatacagtggatttataaataaactctgcatttttttaacagaagcgttttcttttgaaaacgGGCATATGAGCGATGGAAATGGTTTAAACACTTACATGTAAAAGGTcccaaaaatatacatttattttaataactcAAACTGACACATGAGTACGTAATCtagttacatttatttatatacattttcaGTCATTGCTTACAAGTCAAATAAAGTTAaccagttatttttttaaaaatccgcCTGAAAATGAATACTGCCAATAGtagtttatatttatatagcaTTTATCATATCGAATGTAATGCATTAACATACATATCAATttgtcaacaaacaaaaaaggcacTTTTAAAAGAAACCTCTCAAAATACCTCAAAGAAGTCATCAGCAGCACGGTGTGCTTTGTAGCGTACCGACGACATCCACCCGGATTTTGTGACACCTCCTTGAAAGCAAACAGGTGCCGTGCACCTACGTCGCTTTATGGCGCACGTCACAGGCaacgcacacacgcaggcGGAGAAAACAGGAACAGTCTGCATTCCAAAGCAGCTCGACATTCCGGATCCCGCCGCCCGGGAAATGAGAAGACGACGACGCGCCAACAATATTACGACAATGTTTTCATGCCTTTTGTTCTCTGAAAACAATTTCCTGGGCGGTGCATGGACACTTGAACAGTACTccatagaaataaaaatcaatttattgCATCATAaggccaagaaaaaaaataattcgcCGGCAGAATGAAGTATGTAACTGAGGAGAGTAACAGAGTCCAAATATTACATATAACATTCAAGCAGTGCTTAGAGTCACCCAGGAGATGATAAAGTATGACAACTATCTTACTGTGGATGAGCTGTGGAGTCCACGCTGACTGGTCCAAAAGAAAAGGAACATAACAAAATAGATGTCAAACATGTTCCCATTGGGACGGACTTGTAAACATCACGAaaagtaacacacacacgtgatcATGATGCGTGTGCGTCTTGGATAGCAAAGAGACACACACGTACGCTTCAGCACCTTGCCCGTCAATTTGATTCCACTGTTTGGTTGAAGTGACGCTTCCCATCCAGATACAACATGGACTCTGTGGGACAAACaatatacacaaacacaatgaagGGGTGGGACAAATGTGTAAAATAACACAATGGTAGATTTAATTCAGTAGAGTAGCACActgaaaaatactttttgcaaTACCAGTTCTGACCTCATTTGAAAGTTCTAATTAAATCTGTTGGAAAATTTTTGCACTGGTGTTACAGTTTACGCCGACTACATCCAGTGACAACAGTCTGTTAGTGCCCTCTAGCGATGAAACGTTGCTACTGCAGTCAAGCAGTGAAAATCACGCACGCCCTTGTGCTCACCTCCGTACGTCTGAGGGACAATGTTGGGGACGTCGCGGTCTGACGCGAAGGTGAAGTGGAAGACGTTGGTAGTGTTATGCTGGCGGGTCAGCGGGTCGAAGACTtcgctgtggactcggacttgGATGTGCTTGCCCTCCGTGTAACATACCTGAAAAGAGAACACgttctgttgttgttgctttccGCGCCCTATGTGCATTCGTCCTGACCTGCGAcgagagcagcagcagggatCCGATCTCCACGGGCTTCCGGAAGAGAATGTCGTCAACGGCCAACAGACTGGGACGACACCCCCTgtggcacgcacacacacacacacatttgggtCACATTGCATGTGCgttttttgtgtatttctttCCAATGTCACACTGACCCGAAGGAGCAGGCGTTGGCCCAGCCCAGCTCATAAGCCTTCCTCATCAGGAAACCTCCAAAAATCCTGTTGAAGATGTTCCTTTCCtgacacacatatacacacacagtgtCAATGTGTTTACTTGAAGgcatttgaaagaaatgtgAGTTCACCTGCGGGTGGCAGATCTCCAATCCTTTCAGCTTCGCGTCTTCCATCCATACCGAGTTGGGAGGCAACACCCGACTGCGGAAGCTCACCGTCCTTCAAGGAAGATGCGAAAATCAGAGAGCGCATGAGCACTGCTATTTGCAATAAACAGTGTCAGATTTATTCTCCGGAAATATTTTGTGGGCTCCgttcaaataaaagaaaatgaagattgAATGAAGGTGGCGTCCTCTCACTTGGTGTCCAGCGTGTTGAGAAAGAGGCCATGAACGATTTTCCTTTCCTCGGCCGTGGGCGCCACTTTCAAAAGGGAGGCTGTGCTCAGCTCCACCCGACGGGACTTGTTAGCTGGAGAGCGCACAAGTTGAGAAAAAGGAGGTCACATGCCATGACACAGATGCGGCGTCGCCTACCTTCTCCCTGCATGAGGAGTTCCTCCTCTTCTGGAGCTTTTGGACTGAGAGGATTTACAAAGGCGGCTCTGGAAACGAGTCGGACACCAAAGTTAAAGTGGGTCAGTGGGCTTCCTGATGTCAACTGCGTCGTACCTCTTGTTCTCTGGGTCGCGTGCCACCATCACAAAGGTGGCATCCAGAACCGGTGCATACGCTCCGTTGCGATACTGAAACAGCAACAATTAAAGCTGTATGGACAGAAATATTGGGACGCCGCAACCACTTTGTACCTGGGTCATATACATCTTGGCTTCAATGGAGGTCTTCCCCACCCAGGTCACGTGACCCGTGAACTTGATGTCGCAGTCCGGATAGATCACCTGCTGCCTCATGTCTGCAAACAGCAGTTGTCCTTCCGTCACCACGACAACATCGCAAGTGTGTGAAATTCTTACCGATTTTGTCCACAAGGGCGGTGACAATGGACAATGGCGACCTCTTCAGGGCAGGATTGTACGTGTGCGAGTACGAAATGAGcactgaagaagaaataaTTCAGTATTAAGAGGGCCTCAAAATCTAATGTTAAAGGCTGTCAAGCTGATACCTGCCAAACTGTCCAAGTCCTCCAGGATGCGTCCAAAcctgacaaagacaaaaagcaaGTGAGGACGTCAGCGTCGCGTTTGCTGATGCGGCGGAGGCGGTGCTGCTACCTGACGGTGTTATGGAAGGTGAGGTATTTCTCTCGCAGCTGCGGCTCGGAACCTAGAGGGAGGTGGACCTCCAGGAGGCTGTCCTTCATACTCTTGGCGGGAAGCTCACTTTGGGAACGGGCCAACTTGGACGACAGCGAGACGCGTTCCGCCATGGCCTGCTGGTGGTCGCTGCGCATGACATCATTGTCAAACACAAGATGGCATCATTGAACTGAAAAAGGACAGGCATTTCAGATTTCATCATATTCTGCTGATCATTGCGTACCTCCAGTTGGTGGAAGCTCCCACAATTTCTCTCAGCCTGTTCCGCACTGGAACAAACCAAATTACAAATCATGACAATAAACAGAATCTCGCAACAATAAAAAGCTGGAACATGACATTTTCTCAGTGAAGAGTCCACAGGGGGAGAAAGGAAACTACAAGAAGAAACAGCACACAAGAATAGTTAACAGGCGAGACCAGTCCCAGTGCAGCAGGGAGTGTTTAGCCGCGCTGTGGaaggaacaggaagtgacgtTCATTCCTTGCGAGACACAGACGGAGGCAGGCATGGAAGCAGCCAGATGGCCAGGAGACATGCCAGAGCGGGTAAACGTGGTTAGCACTAATTAGAGATGGGCGATGTGGTGTGCTACTCTTGATAACACAGGTATCGTGTTCATGGAGACCCGGCGCtcttcacagaggataaagaataaatgACTTTGAGTCCTCTTATGTTGCCGAACTGTTAAGACGTAGCGTAAATTGTTAAAGTACGGCAAAAGATGGataattagcattagctttaAGAAAGCAGACTTAAAGGCTATGCGGTTGTTTTAAATAGACAAGGTGTAGTTCTCTTAgttttagtttgacagtaaacGTCAACTAGAAGTGACATTAAACAGGATGAAGCCGCTTTTTTTGGGAAGAACTGTTCACGATCGCCCAACCCTAACACTGCTAATGATGTTATTTTAATTGTTGTGCATTTGATTACCAACACACCGTTTGACACGTGCAACAGAGGATTTCCtgcggaaaaacaaaacacatcacacacacagtgctTCCTGTGACGGCAGCTCATCAAACGAATTATTTCAATCGCACATTCTTTTAAATCAATTCGCGCACAAGGTGATGATGGTAATGAGGCATGAGTCTAACCTTCGGCCATATCAGGTGCACATCCCTTCTTCACCGCCGAGCACATTAGTCTTTTGCTCGCCAGGGACGCGGAAGATCGGAGACATGACATCAACCTGGacacacacaattattattattattattttggtaGAAAGATTTCAGATTAATTTCTGGTGACAGTTTTTACATAATATTCATGTGACTGGAATTACTTCATTAACCAAATAGAAGTAATTAGCATCACTATTATATGCTGTCTTTTTATGTGTTAAGTACGCTGTCTAATGTTAGTAATCGTCTGTAAGATATATTGCCTGCTTCATGTGTCAAGATTTGCAATTGTACGCGATGCTAAGATTTAGATTCATTTGCCTTATCGTGTAGACGTCAAGAATCATTGCGAGTAGTTTTCCTAAATTATGTCGATTGCAGACACACCCCGACTGCCTCACCAACTCAGCGTGGTACTCCACCCTCCAGCCAAGCCCAAACCCTAACACACGAACtcctgtgtgtctttttccGACTATGGTGGCGCCCTGCCAAAAACAACTTCTCGGAAGCTGCTAGCAACAACGCACGGAAAGAATAAGACAAACCTCTTTGAGAACATCGCGCCGAGAAGAACGCAGACGAGCTGTcatgaagagaaaaaataaagcgTCACTTTTCCACTCCTTGTTCCAACAGAACGATGTGGACCATAGATTCAAGGGAGACGGACACTTCCGGATTGGGATGAGTCACGCCCACTGGGTGATGACGCATTAAAATGTGGACGGATTTGTCACGGCCGCGTTGTACCAAGTTTGTCCGGCAGAGGACGCCAAGGTTCGATGCAAATCACCTGGAAACA
It encodes:
- the acot9.1 gene encoding acyl-CoA thioesterase 9, tandem duplicate 1 isoform X2 gives rise to the protein MFSKRLMSCLRSSASLASKRLMCSAVKKGCAPDMAEVRNRLREIVGASTNWSDHQQAMAERVSLSSKLARSQSELPAKSMKDSLLEVHLPLGSEPQLREKYLTFHNTVRFGRILEDLDSLAVLISYSHTYNPALKRSPLSIVTALVDKIDMRQQVIYPDCDIKFTGHVTWVGKTSIEAKMYMTQYRNGAYAPVLDATFVMVARDPENKRAAFVNPLSPKAPEEEELLMQGEANKSRRVELSTASLLKVAPTAEERKIVHGLFLNTLDTKTVSFRSRVLPPNSVWMEDAKLKGLEICHPQERNIFNRIFGGFLMRKAYELGWANACSFGGCRPSLLAVDDILFRKPVEIGSLLLLSSQVCYTEGKHIQVRVHSEVFDPLTRQHNTTNVFHFTFASDRDVPNIVPQTYGESMLYLDGKRHFNQTVESN
- the acot9.1 gene encoding acyl-CoA thioesterase 9, tandem duplicate 1 isoform X1, whose product is MFSKRLMSCLRSSASLASKRLMCSAVKKGCAPDMAEGNPLLHVSNVRNRLREIVGASTNWSDHQQAMAERVSLSSKLARSQSELPAKSMKDSLLEVHLPLGSEPQLREKYLTFHNTVRFGRILEDLDSLAVLISYSHTYNPALKRSPLSIVTALVDKIDMRQQVIYPDCDIKFTGHVTWVGKTSIEAKMYMTQYRNGAYAPVLDATFVMVARDPENKRAAFVNPLSPKAPEEEELLMQGEANKSRRVELSTASLLKVAPTAEERKIVHGLFLNTLDTKTVSFRSRVLPPNSVWMEDAKLKGLEICHPQERNIFNRIFGGFLMRKAYELGWANACSFGGCRPSLLAVDDILFRKPVEIGSLLLLSSQVCYTEGKHIQVRVHSEVFDPLTRQHNTTNVFHFTFASDRDVPNIVPQTYGESMLYLDGKRHFNQTVESN